The following proteins are encoded in a genomic region of Glycine max cultivar Williams 82 chromosome 18, Glycine_max_v4.0, whole genome shotgun sequence:
- the LOC100783637 gene encoding protein transport protein SEC13 homolog B, whose protein sequence is MPSQKVETGHQDTVHDVAMDYYGKRLATASSDHTIKIIGVSNTASQHLATLTGHQGPVWQVVWAHPKFGSLLASCSFDGRVIVWKEGNQNEWTQAHVFDDHKSSVNSVAWAPHELGLCLACGSSDGNISVFTARADGGWDTARIDQAHPVGVTSVSWAPSMAPGALVGAGLLDPVQKLCSGGCDNTVKVWKLNNGLWKMDCFPALQMHTDWVRDVAWAPNLGLPKSTIASASQDGKVIIWTVAKEGDQWEGKVLNDFKTPVWRVSWSLTGNILAVADGNNNVTLWKEAVDGEWQQVTTVEP, encoded by the coding sequence ATGCCTTCTCAGAAGGTTGAAACGGGTCATCAAGACACGGTCCATGATGTTGCGATGGATTACTATGGTAAGAGGCTGGCCACGGCTTCATCAGATCACACAATTAAGATAATTGGGGTCAGCAACACGGCCTCCCAGCATCTAGCAACTTTGACTGGTCACCAAGGACCTGTATGGCAAGTGGTGTGGGCTCACCCTAAGTTTGGTTCTCTTCTTGCGTCGTGTTCCTTTGACGGCCGTGTCATTGTTTGGAAGGAGGGTAACCAAAATGAATGGACTCAAGCTCATGTGTTTGATGACCACAAGTCATCTGTGAATTCGGTTGCTTGGGCGCCTCACGAGTTGGGTCTCTGCTTGGCTTGTGGCTCATCTGATGGGAATATATCTGTTTTCACTGCAAGAGCAGATGGTGGCTGGGACACTGCAAGGATTGATCAGGCTCATCCAGTTGGTGTCACTTCGGTGTCATGGGCGCCATCAATGGCACCCGGAGCCCTCGTCGGTGCAGGGTTGCTTGATCCTGTACAGAAGCTGTGCTCTGGTGGTTGTGATAATACTGTGAAGGTATGGAAGTTAAACAATGGACTCTGGAAGATGGACTGCTTCCCTGCTCTTCAGATGCACACGGATTGGGTCCGAGATGTTGCTTGGGCACCCAATTTAGGGCTTCCTAAATCTACCATTGCTAGTGCATCGCAGGATGGTAAAGTGATCATATGGACCGTGGCGAAAGAGGGAGATCAGTGGGAAGGCAAGGTTTTGAATGATTTCAAGACCCCTGTTTGGAGGGTCTCATGGTCATTGACAGGAAACATACTGGCTGTGGCTGATGGGAACAACAATGTGACATTGTGGAAGGAAGCAGTAGATGGGGAATGGCAACAGGTGACTACAGTGGAGCCTTAG